The genomic window CCGAGGGCTCGAGCGTCCGGAGCCGCTCCTGGGCGGCCTTCAGCCGGCCGGACTTCTGGCCGAGGTACTCGATCCGCGCCGCCTCGACGGCCTCAGGCGAGTCCGCCGCGCCCAGCGCCGCGAGGCCCTCGGATTCGAGCCGTTCCAGGTCGCCGAGCGCGGATTCCAGGGTGTCTTGGGAGCTCATCGTGGCCGCTTCGGGGTCATTCCGACCCCGCCCGATCGATCCGGTCCGTGGTCATCAACGGGAGGCGGCCGCGACGGGCTGCCGGGCCTTCTTGGCGTCTTCCCTGGCCTTCACGGCCTTGTCGTGGCTGTCCAGCTCGCCGCGGACCTTCGCCACGATGGCGTCGAAGGTCTCCGGGTCGTGGATCGCCAGCTCGGAGAGGCTCTTGCGGTCGAGCCCGACCTTGGCCAGCTTCAGGCCGTGGATGAGGCGGCTGTAGCGGAGCCCGCGCATCTCGGCGGCGGCGCTCAGCCGGGTGATGAACAGCTTCCGGAATTCCCGCTTCTTGGCGCGACGGTCGCGGAAGGCGAACATGCCGGCCCGCAGCAGGGTCTCCTTGGCCGACTTGAGGAGCCGGCGGCGGCCGCCGACGAAGCCCTTGACCGCCTTGAAGAGCCGCTTCTTCGCCTGGTTGCGGGCGGCACCACTCTTGGAACGCATCGTTCGGTTCTCGTCTCGTCTTCGATTCGTCTCGGGCTCGGGGGGCGCCTCCCGTGACGCCCCGATGTCCGGAAATCAGCGCGCTGCTGGCGGGCGGGCGCCGCGGCCGGTCCCGCCCTGGCCGAGCGATCGCCCGGCGACCGGGCCTCGCCGCGGTCAGTTGTTCTCGGCCGGCGGGGCCTCGGCGGCCTTCGGGGCCTCGCCCTCGGCCTGGACGGCCTGCGCGGCGAGCCGTTCGGCCTCCACGGCCAGCGGGTTGACCGACGGCTTGTGCCGCAGGGCGGTGCGCACGCGTCGGTTCTCGGCGGAGACGTTCAGCTTGGACTTCTTCCTCAGCTTCCGGATCTGCTTGCCGCTCTTGTGGCTGTTCAGGTGGGAGGAGCCGCACCGCTTGTGCGACACCTTGCCGGTGGCCGACACCTTGAACCGCTTCTTCATCCCCTTGTGGGTCTTCATCTTGGGCATGATCGTCTGATCCTGTCTACGTCGGACTCGCGATCGGGGCGGGGGGCCGTCGCGCCGCGGGGCGACGGTTGCCGCTCTCTCCTCAACCCGAACCCCGATGTCTTCTCGGTTCGATTCCTGGAACGCGTTGCGTCCCCGCCAGGCCGACGCGGGGGGAGTCGGCGGCTCGTCGGCGATGCCGGTGCACGGCACGCCCCGTCGAACCCCACCCCGACCCGAGAGAATGCCGCATCGGGAGCCCCTCCCGTCGGCTCGAGGAGCGACGCAGGAGGGGGGATGGACCGGCTCGATCTCGGAATGTTCCGCTGGCCGCAACCGGGCAAGTCAAGCAATCTAACACACCGCCGCCTCCGGCGTCCAGCCTTGGACGAGCCGGATCCTCGCGAACGGTCGGGACCGGGGGGCCCCCCTGAATCGCCCTGGGGAGGCCATCCCCGGCGATAAGGGGTGACTCAGGAAGAGAGGTGTCGGCCGGGCGACTGAGCCCGGGGCCACTCGTCGGTATCCACCGGGAGGGGCCCGGTCCGCATTTCGTCGCGAGGCCTGGCCGACCCTTACCGCGGATTGCGAGGGGGATCGGAGACCAGCGGGAGGGGCCAGGCGGGTGGAGCAATCTCGCGGATCGGCTGAGGATGCATGGTCCAGCCCTCTCTGAGACGGGGATATCGGATGCACCGCCGGCCCGCCGCGGAAATCCACCCGTCGAGGGCGTCCGCGGCTGCACGCCGGCCAATCTGTAAAACACGGGCACAGCA from Aquisphaera giovannonii includes these protein-coding regions:
- the rplT gene encoding 50S ribosomal protein L20, whose amino-acid sequence is MRSKSGAARNQAKKRLFKAVKGFVGGRRRLLKSAKETLLRAGMFAFRDRRAKKREFRKLFITRLSAAAEMRGLRYSRLIHGLKLAKVGLDRKSLSELAIHDPETFDAIVAKVRGELDSHDKAVKAREDAKKARQPVAAASR
- the rpmI gene encoding 50S ribosomal protein L35 — encoded protein: MPKMKTHKGMKKRFKVSATGKVSHKRCGSSHLNSHKSGKQIRKLRKKSKLNVSAENRRVRTALRHKPSVNPLAVEAERLAAQAVQAEGEAPKAAEAPPAENN